From a single Pseudomonas serboccidentalis genomic region:
- the tauC gene encoding taurine ABC transporter permease TauC, with translation MSSYDVSAPAVKTPSVAIPVRRSLSTRWISLLTLFVLLVIWWAVTASGLIEPLFLPPPSAVLQKGWLLVTTGYMDSTLWQHLGASLSRIGLGLGFAILTAVPVGIAIGANRIARGVLDPLIEFYRPIPPLAYLPLIVIWCGIGELSKVLLIYLAIFAPIAIATATGVRTVDPAKLRAAQSLGATRAQLIRHVILPSALPDILTGVRIGLGVGWSTLVAAELIAATSGLGFMVQSAAQFLVTDVVVLGILVIALIAFAMEMGLRALQRKLVPWHGQAH, from the coding sequence ATGAGCAGTTACGACGTTTCCGCTCCGGCGGTGAAAACCCCATCGGTGGCGATTCCCGTGCGCCGCAGCCTCAGCACGCGCTGGATCAGCCTGCTGACCTTGTTCGTCTTGCTGGTGATCTGGTGGGCAGTGACCGCCAGCGGTTTGATCGAGCCACTGTTCCTGCCACCACCGTCCGCCGTGCTGCAAAAAGGCTGGTTGCTGGTAACCACCGGCTACATGGATTCGACCTTGTGGCAGCACCTGGGCGCGAGCCTGAGCCGCATTGGCCTGGGCCTCGGTTTCGCGATTCTGACCGCTGTGCCGGTGGGCATTGCCATCGGCGCCAACCGTATCGCCCGTGGTGTGCTCGATCCGCTGATCGAGTTCTACCGGCCGATTCCGCCACTGGCATATCTGCCGCTGATCGTGATCTGGTGCGGCATCGGTGAGTTGTCGAAAGTGCTGCTGATCTACCTGGCGATTTTCGCACCGATTGCCATCGCTACCGCGACTGGCGTGCGCACCGTCGACCCGGCCAAACTGCGTGCTGCACAGTCGCTGGGCGCCACTCGCGCCCAGCTGATCCGCCACGTGATTTTGCCCAGCGCCCTGCCGGACATTCTCACCGGCGTGCGCATTGGTCTGGGGGTTGGCTGGTCGACGCTGGTCGCCGCCGAACTGATCGCCGCCACCAGTGGGTTGGGCTTCATGGTGCAGTCGGCCGCGCAGTTCCTGGTTACCGATGTGGTGGTGCTGGGGATTCTGGTCATCGCCCTGATCGCGTTCGCCATGGAAATGGGCCTGCGCGCCCTGCAGCGCAAACTGGTGCCGTGGCACGGCCAGGCACACTGA
- the gshA gene encoding glutamate--cysteine ligase has product MSELLNRRLALLGERANLSLLEQCLHGIERECLRVTSEGRLAQTPHPEALGSALTNEQITTDYSESLLEFITPALPDPADTLASLDKIHRFAYSKLGNEYLWSPSMPCPLPAEEDIPIAYYGTSNIGQLKYVYRKGLALRYGKTMQCIAGIHYNFSLPEKLWPLLREAEGFVGTDRDFQSSSYIALIRNFRRYSWLLMYLFGASPALDAGFLRGRSHQLEQLDPDTLYLPYATSLRMSDLGYQSNAQAGLTPCYNDLASYTDSLRTAVATPYAPYVEVGTHKDGEWVQLNTNILQIENEYYSNIRPKRVTYTGERPIQALMARGIQYVEVRCLDINPFLPMGIDVTESRFLDAFLLYCALNDSPLLTNTTCGNATSNFLSVVKEGRRPGLQLQRDGQAVDLKEWAGELLEKIAPLAALLDQSHGGEAHSKALDAQLAKVSNPSLTPSAQVLAAMAEHKESFAQFSLRQSQAHAEFFRSEPLSADEQAKFEALARSSLAQQAELEQNEVGDFDVFVGSYQASILAISN; this is encoded by the coding sequence TTGAGCGAACTTCTCAACCGCCGCCTGGCTCTGCTCGGCGAGCGCGCCAACCTCTCTCTGCTCGAACAGTGCCTCCACGGTATCGAACGTGAATGCCTGCGCGTGACCAGCGAAGGTCGACTGGCGCAAACGCCGCACCCGGAAGCCTTGGGTTCCGCGCTGACCAATGAACAGATCACCACCGACTATTCCGAGTCGCTGCTGGAATTCATCACGCCCGCCCTGCCCGACCCGGCTGACACCCTGGCGAGCCTGGACAAGATTCATCGCTTCGCCTACAGCAAGCTCGGCAACGAGTACCTGTGGAGTCCATCGATGCCGTGCCCGTTGCCGGCCGAGGAAGACATCCCGATCGCCTATTACGGCACCTCCAACATCGGTCAGCTCAAGTACGTCTACCGCAAGGGCCTGGCCCTGCGTTACGGCAAGACCATGCAGTGCATCGCCGGGATTCACTACAACTTTTCCCTGCCGGAAAAGCTCTGGCCACTGCTGCGCGAAGCCGAGGGTTTCGTCGGCACCGACCGTGATTTCCAGTCGTCGTCCTACATCGCGCTGATCCGCAACTTCCGCCGCTACAGCTGGTTGCTGATGTACCTGTTCGGCGCCTCGCCGGCACTGGACGCCGGCTTCCTGCGCGGCCGTTCGCACCAGTTGGAACAGCTGGATCCGGACACCCTGTACCTGCCGTACGCCACCAGCCTGCGCATGAGCGACCTCGGTTACCAGAGCAACGCCCAGGCCGGTCTGACGCCGTGCTACAACGATCTGGCGAGCTACACCGACAGCCTGCGCACAGCCGTGGCCACGCCGTATGCGCCGTACGTTGAAGTCGGCACGCACAAGGATGGCGAATGGGTTCAGTTGAACACCAACATCCTGCAGATCGAAAACGAGTACTACTCCAACATCCGCCCGAAACGCGTGACCTACACCGGCGAGCGGCCGATCCAAGCGCTGATGGCCCGTGGCATCCAGTACGTCGAAGTGCGCTGCCTGGACATCAACCCGTTCTTGCCGATGGGTATCGACGTCACCGAGTCGCGCTTCCTCGACGCGTTCCTGCTGTATTGCGCGCTGAACGACAGTCCGCTGCTGACCAATACCACGTGCGGCAACGCCACTTCGAACTTCCTCAGCGTGGTCAAGGAAGGTCGCCGTCCGGGCCTGCAATTGCAGCGCGACGGTCAGGCGGTCGACCTCAAGGAATGGGCAGGCGAACTGCTGGAAAAAATCGCTCCGCTGGCAGCCCTGCTCGATCAGAGCCATGGCGGCGAGGCGCACAGCAAGGCACTGGACGCACAACTGGCCAAGGTCAGCAACCCGTCCCTGACTCCGTCGGCGCAGGTGCTGGCCGCGATGGCCGAGCACAAGGAAAGCTTCGCGCAATTCTCCCTGCGTCAGAGCCAGGCGCATGCTGAATTCTTCCGCAGTGAGCCGTTGAGCGCCGATGAACAAGCGAAGTTTGAGGCGCTGGCACGTTCGTCGCTGGCACAGCAAGCGGAGCTGGAGCAGAACGAGGTTGGCGATTTCGACGTGTTTGTCGGGTCGTATCAGGCGAGCATTCTGGCGATCAGCAATTAA
- the tauA gene encoding taurine ABC transporter substrate-binding protein has protein sequence MKLNFPLRLLAVASLAAASFLAQAADLTVAYQTTVDPAKVAQADGAYERATKADISWRKFDNGADIIAAIASGDVQIGYLGSSPLTAAITRKVPVETFLIATQIGAAEALVARDGSGIKTPQDLVGKKIAVPFVSTGHYSLLAALKHWNIDPSKVTVLNLAPPAIIAAWKRGDIDATYVWDPALGVAKENGKVLITSGELAKFGAPTFDAWIVRKDFAEKHPDIVTAFAKVTLDAYADYRKDPKAWLADQSHVDKLVKLSGAKASDIPLLLQGNVYPLAADQVITLGTPTTKAITDTAAFLKEQGKVEAVLPDYAPYVSAKYITH, from the coding sequence ATGAAACTGAATTTCCCGCTTCGCCTGCTGGCCGTGGCCTCGCTGGCTGCTGCGAGCTTTCTGGCGCAGGCCGCCGACCTCACCGTCGCTTACCAGACCACCGTTGACCCGGCGAAAGTCGCGCAGGCCGATGGCGCTTACGAGCGAGCCACCAAGGCCGACATCAGCTGGCGCAAGTTCGACAACGGCGCCGACATCATCGCCGCCATCGCCTCCGGTGACGTGCAGATCGGTTACCTCGGTTCCAGCCCGCTGACCGCCGCCATCACCCGCAAGGTCCCGGTGGAAACCTTCCTCATCGCCACCCAGATCGGCGCCGCCGAAGCACTGGTCGCTCGCGACGGTTCCGGCATCAAGACCCCGCAGGATCTGGTCGGCAAGAAAATCGCCGTGCCGTTCGTGTCCACCGGTCACTACAGCCTGCTCGCGGCGCTGAAGCACTGGAACATCGATCCGTCGAAAGTCACCGTACTCAACCTTGCCCCGCCAGCGATTATCGCCGCGTGGAAACGCGGTGACATCGATGCCACTTACGTTTGGGACCCGGCCCTCGGTGTCGCCAAGGAAAACGGCAAGGTGTTGATCACCTCCGGCGAACTGGCCAAATTCGGTGCGCCGACGTTCGATGCGTGGATCGTGCGCAAGGACTTCGCCGAGAAGCACCCGGACATCGTCACAGCGTTCGCCAAGGTCACCCTCGACGCCTACGCCGACTACCGCAAGGATCCAAAAGCCTGGCTCGCCGATCAGTCCCACGTCGACAAACTGGTGAAACTCTCCGGCGCCAAGGCCAGCGACATTCCGCTGTTGCTGCAAGGCAATGTTTACCCGCTGGCGGCTGATCAAGTGATCACCCTCGGCACACCAACCACCAAGGCCATCACCGACACCGCCGCGTTCCTCAAGGAGCAAGGCAAGGTCGAAGCCGTACTGCCGGACTACGCACCGTACGTCAGCGCCAAATACATCACCCACTGA
- a CDS encoding PaaI family thioesterase, with protein MEIPAGLVESAFFKLLGCRLHSLETGVAQVALVLEPELRNRGGKLHGGALFSLVDIAMGLACSSTHGFDQQSATIECKINYIRAVSDGEVMCTARVIHPGRRTLVVEADVMQGDKLVAKAQGTFAVL; from the coding sequence ATGGAAATTCCGGCCGGGCTCGTCGAGAGCGCGTTTTTCAAGCTGTTGGGCTGCCGCCTGCACAGCCTGGAAACCGGGGTGGCGCAAGTCGCCCTGGTGCTGGAACCCGAACTGCGCAACCGTGGCGGCAAGTTGCACGGTGGCGCGCTGTTCAGTCTGGTCGACATCGCCATGGGGCTGGCCTGTTCCAGCACTCACGGCTTCGATCAGCAGAGCGCGACCATCGAGTGCAAGATCAACTATATCCGCGCCGTCTCCGACGGCGAGGTCATGTGCACGGCCCGGGTGATCCACCCAGGCCGCCGCACGCTGGTGGTCGAGGCCGACGTGATGCAGGGCGACAAACTGGTCGCAAAAGCGCAAGGCACGTTCGCTGTGCTGTAG
- the tauB gene encoding taurine ABC transporter ATP-binding subunit, producing MALLQLERISAQYPGSLEPVLADISLTLGPQQLLVALGPSGSGKTSLLNLIAGFVEPSAGRITLDGEPVKGPSAERGVVFQDDALLPWQDVLANVAFGLELAGVSKDKREKIAREMLALVDLTGFENRRIWQLSGGQKQRVGLARALAADPRVLLMDEPFGALDAFTREQMQELLLQVWQRTAKPVFLITHDIEEAVFLATDLILLAPNPGQIVERLHLDFGQRYAAGESARAIKSDPRFIETREHVLSKVFSQRSAVQRQERA from the coding sequence ATGGCCTTGCTACAGCTGGAGCGCATCAGCGCACAGTATCCCGGCAGCCTGGAACCTGTGCTGGCGGACATTTCCCTGACCCTCGGGCCTCAGCAGTTACTGGTCGCCCTCGGCCCGTCCGGCAGTGGCAAGACCTCGCTGTTGAACCTGATTGCCGGCTTCGTCGAACCCAGCGCCGGGCGCATCACCCTCGACGGCGAGCCGGTCAAAGGTCCGAGCGCCGAACGTGGCGTGGTGTTCCAGGACGACGCTCTGCTGCCCTGGCAGGACGTGCTGGCCAACGTCGCTTTCGGCCTGGAACTGGCCGGCGTCTCCAAGGACAAGCGCGAAAAAATCGCCCGGGAAATGCTCGCGCTGGTCGATCTCACAGGCTTTGAAAATCGCCGTATCTGGCAGCTCTCCGGCGGCCAGAAACAACGCGTCGGCCTGGCCCGCGCCCTCGCCGCCGACCCGCGCGTGCTGCTGATGGACGAACCCTTCGGCGCCCTCGACGCGTTCACTCGCGAACAGATGCAGGAGCTGCTGCTGCAAGTCTGGCAGCGCACCGCCAAACCGGTGTTCCTGATTACCCACGACATCGAAGAAGCGGTGTTCCTCGCCACTGACCTGATTCTGCTGGCGCCGAATCCGGGGCAGATCGTCGAGCGTCTGCACCTGGATTTCGGTCAGCGGTACGCCGCCGGTGAATCGGCTCGGGCGATCAAGTCCGACCCGCGGTTTATCGAAACCCGCGAGCACGTGCTGAGCAAAGTGTTCTCGCAACGCAGCGCCGTTCAGCGGCAGGAGCGCGCATGA
- the tauD gene encoding taurine dioxygenase: MSSLNITPLSSALGAQISGVDISQPLNLEQRDAIEQALLKYQVLFFRNQPIEPSQQARFAAYFGDLHIHPIYPNVPEQPEVLILDTAVTDVRDNAIWHTDVTFLPTPAMGAVLSAKLLPEFGGDTLWASGIAAYEALSAPLKTLLEGLTATHDFTRSFPLERYGNTPDALAQWEEARRKNPPLSHPVIRTHPVSGRRSLFVNEGFTSKINELSETESEAILKFLFAHTTRPEFTLRWRWQKDDIAFWDNRVTQHYAVDDYRPARRVMQRATVLGDVPYF; encoded by the coding sequence ATGAGCAGCCTCAATATCACCCCATTAAGCTCAGCCCTCGGCGCACAGATCAGCGGCGTCGATATCAGCCAGCCGTTGAACCTGGAACAGCGCGACGCCATTGAGCAGGCGCTGCTCAAGTACCAAGTGCTGTTCTTCCGCAACCAGCCGATCGAGCCATCACAACAGGCGCGTTTCGCCGCGTACTTCGGCGACCTGCACATTCACCCGATCTACCCGAACGTGCCGGAGCAGCCGGAAGTGCTGATCCTCGACACCGCCGTCACCGACGTGCGCGACAACGCGATCTGGCACACCGACGTGACCTTCCTGCCAACCCCGGCGATGGGCGCGGTACTCAGCGCCAAGCTGCTGCCGGAGTTCGGTGGCGACACGTTGTGGGCCAGCGGAATCGCTGCGTATGAAGCGCTGTCGGCGCCGCTGAAAACCTTGCTCGAAGGGCTGACCGCGACTCACGACTTCACCCGCTCGTTTCCGCTGGAGCGCTACGGCAATACGCCAGATGCCCTGGCGCAGTGGGAAGAGGCGCGGCGCAAGAATCCGCCGTTGTCGCACCCGGTGATCCGCACCCACCCGGTGAGTGGCCGCCGTTCGTTGTTCGTCAACGAAGGCTTCACCTCGAAGATCAACGAGCTGTCGGAAACCGAGAGCGAGGCGATTCTGAAGTTTCTATTCGCTCACACGACGCGCCCCGAATTCACCCTTCGCTGGCGCTGGCAGAAAGACGACATTGCGTTTTGGGACAACCGCGTGACCCAGCATTACGCGGTGGATGATTACCGCCCGGCTCGACGGGTGATGCAGCGGGCTACGGTGTTGGGGGATGTGCCTTACTTTTAA
- a CDS encoding LLM class flavin-dependent oxidoreductase, which translates to MSRQLKLGAFLMATGHHVAAWRHPQVPANAGLDFAHYKRLAQIAEAAKFDTLFVADSVAAPTQDIASRMARSDHFEPLTLLSALSAVTEHIGLIATATTSYNEPYHVARKFASLDHLSGGRAGWNLVTSDNAAEALNFGRDEHIGHAERYSRAREFHQVVTGLWDSWEDDAFLRDKASGTYYDPSKLHVLDHVGEHFRVKGPLNVARSPQGQPVIVQAGSSETGRELAAQTAEVVFTAQTSLAGAQAFYADLKGRLAKYGRSADSLKIMPGVFVVVGQTEAEAQEKCETFQQWVEPEVGVALLGRMLGNFDLSKYPLDGPLPALPLTDSGQQSRQKLLTELAGRENLTLAELGRKIAGGRGHYSLIGTPVQIADRLQEWFEQGAADGFNVLVPHLPGGLEDFAHGVVPELQRRGLFRTEYEGRTLRQNLGLARPQNRFV; encoded by the coding sequence ATGAGCAGACAGTTGAAACTCGGCGCGTTTCTCATGGCCACCGGGCACCACGTCGCCGCGTGGCGTCACCCGCAGGTGCCGGCCAATGCCGGCCTGGATTTCGCCCACTACAAGCGTCTGGCGCAGATTGCCGAGGCGGCAAAATTCGACACGCTGTTCGTCGCCGACAGCGTTGCCGCGCCGACCCAGGACATCGCCAGCCGCATGGCGCGCTCCGATCACTTCGAACCGCTGACCCTGCTCTCGGCCCTCAGCGCGGTCACCGAGCACATCGGTCTGATCGCTACGGCCACCACCAGCTACAACGAGCCGTACCATGTGGCGCGTAAATTCGCTTCACTCGATCACCTGTCCGGCGGGCGCGCGGGGTGGAATCTGGTGACCTCGGACAATGCCGCCGAAGCGCTGAATTTCGGTCGCGACGAGCACATCGGTCACGCCGAACGCTACAGCCGCGCCCGCGAGTTTCATCAGGTGGTCACCGGGCTGTGGGACAGTTGGGAAGACGATGCGTTTCTTCGCGACAAGGCCAGCGGCACGTATTACGACCCGTCGAAGCTGCATGTGCTGGATCACGTCGGCGAGCACTTTCGGGTGAAAGGCCCGTTGAACGTCGCCCGTTCACCGCAGGGGCAACCGGTGATCGTGCAGGCCGGCTCTTCTGAAACCGGGCGTGAACTGGCAGCGCAAACCGCTGAGGTGGTGTTCACCGCGCAGACCTCGCTGGCCGGCGCACAGGCGTTTTACGCCGATCTCAAGGGGCGTCTGGCCAAGTACGGGCGCAGTGCCGATTCGCTGAAAATCATGCCGGGGGTTTTTGTCGTCGTCGGGCAAACGGAAGCCGAAGCACAGGAAAAATGTGAAACGTTTCAGCAATGGGTCGAACCGGAGGTTGGCGTCGCCTTGCTTGGGCGTATGCTGGGCAACTTCGACCTGTCGAAGTACCCGCTGGACGGGCCGTTGCCGGCGTTGCCGCTGACCGACAGCGGGCAGCAGAGCCGGCAGAAATTGCTCACTGAACTGGCGGGGCGGGAGAACCTGACGCTCGCCGAACTCGGGCGCAAGATTGCCGGCGGACGCGGGCATTACAGCCTGATCGGCACCCCGGTGCAGATCGCTGATCGCTTGCAGGAGTGGTTCGAACAGGGCGCGGCGGATGGTTTCAACGTGTTGGTGCCGCACCTGCCGGGCGGGCTGGAAGACTTTGCCCATGGCGTGGTTCCGGAACTGCAGCGGCGTGGGCTGTTCAGAACCGAGTATGAGGGGCGGACCTTGCGCCAGAACCTGGGCCTGGCCCGACCCCAAAACAGATTTGTGTAG
- the mgrA gene encoding L-glyceraldehyde 3-phosphate reductase, which translates to MTYTAAENRYDSIPYRRVGRSGLMLPALSLGLWHNFGDSTPIDTQRALLRTAFDLGINHFDLANNYGPPYGSAEINFGRLLREDFKQYRDELIISSKAGWDMWPGPYGQGGGSRKYVLASLDQSLQRLGLDYVDIFYSHRFDPDTPLEETASALATAVQQGKALYIGISSYSGVKTREIAALLKEWKVPLLIHQPAYNLLNRWVEKDLLDTTDELGAGVIAFTPLAQGLLTDKYLNGVPADARVNRPGGGSLQASHLSEDNIAHVRALNEIAKRRGQSLAQLALAWTLRDLRVTSALIGASRPEQIIENVGALNNLSFSAEELAEIDRFAQEGGINLWEKPSTAE; encoded by the coding sequence ATGACTTATACCGCTGCCGAAAACCGCTACGACTCCATCCCTTACCGCCGCGTCGGCCGCAGCGGTCTGATGCTGCCCGCGCTGTCGCTGGGCCTGTGGCACAACTTTGGCGACAGCACGCCGATCGACACCCAGCGCGCCTTGCTGCGCACCGCGTTCGATCTGGGGATCAACCACTTCGACCTCGCCAACAACTACGGCCCGCCGTACGGCAGCGCCGAGATCAATTTCGGTCGCCTGTTGCGTGAAGATTTCAAGCAGTACCGTGATGAGCTGATCATCTCCAGCAAGGCTGGTTGGGACATGTGGCCTGGTCCTTACGGGCAGGGCGGTGGCTCGCGTAAATACGTGCTGGCCAGCCTCGATCAGAGCCTGCAGCGTCTGGGCCTGGACTATGTGGATATCTTCTATTCGCACCGCTTCGACCCGGACACCCCGCTGGAAGAAACCGCCAGCGCCCTCGCCACCGCCGTGCAACAGGGCAAGGCGTTGTACATCGGCATCTCGTCGTACTCCGGGGTGAAAACCCGCGAGATCGCCGCGCTGCTCAAAGAGTGGAAAGTGCCGTTGCTGATTCATCAGCCGGCGTACAACCTGCTCAATCGCTGGGTGGAAAAAGACCTGCTCGACACCACCGACGAACTCGGCGCTGGCGTCATCGCCTTCACCCCGCTGGCGCAGGGCTTGCTGACCGACAAATACCTCAACGGCGTGCCGGCGGATGCGCGGGTCAATCGTCCGGGCGGTGGCTCGTTGCAGGCTTCGCACTTGTCGGAGGACAACATCGCGCACGTGCGCGCGTTGAACGAAATCGCCAAGCGCCGTGGCCAGAGCCTGGCGCAACTGGCATTGGCCTGGACCCTGCGTGATCTGCGGGTGACCTCGGCCCTGATCGGCGCGAGCCGGCCGGAGCAGATCATCGAGAACGTCGGGGCGTTGAACAACCTGAGTTTCAGTGCTGAAGAATTGGCGGAGATTGACCGGTTTGCCCAGGAGGGTGGGATCAATCTTTGGGAGAAGCCTTCGACGGCTGAGTAA
- a CDS encoding Tex family protein, with the protein MDSINSRIAEELGVRPQQVEAAVALLDEGSTVPFIARYRKEVTGSLDDTQLRHLEERLRYLRELDERRISILASIEEQGKLTPALERDIKLADTKTRLEDLYLPYKQKRRTKGQIALEAGLGELADGLFNDPNLTPEAEAARFVDAEKGVADVKAALEGAKYILMERFAEDASLLEKLRNFLKQEATISARVIAGKEEEGAKFRDYFEHDEPLKSMPSHRALAIFRGRNEGILSSALKVGDELPGTMHPCEGMIGQQFGIQNQNRPADKWLGEVVRWTWKVKLYTHLETDLLGELRDGAETEAINVFAHNLHDLLLAAPAGPRATLGLDPGLRTGCKVAVVDSTGKLLDHATVYPHVPHNKWDQTIAILAALCAKHSVDLIAIGNGTASRETDKLAIELIKKYPAMKMTKVMVSEAGASVYSASELAAKEFPDLDVSIRGAVSIARRLQDPLAELVKIDPKSIGVGQYQHDVSQLKLARGLDAVVEDCVNAVGVDVNTASVALLARISGLNATLAQNIVAHRDEHGAFKTRAALKKVARLGEKTFEQAAGFLRVMNGDNPLDSSAVHPEAYPLVQRIAAETDRDIRSLIGDAAFLKRLDPKKFTDETFGLPTVTDILQELEKPGRDPRPEFKTAEFQEGVEDLKDLQLGMILEGVVTNVTAFGAFVDIGVHQDGLVHISALSEKFIKDPREAVKAGDVVKVKVMEVDIPRKRVGLSMRMSDTPGEKIDGARGSRPGSAPRQSSGNAPRKETATTAPVNNAMASLFANAKQLKKR; encoded by the coding sequence ATGGACAGCATCAACAGCCGCATCGCCGAGGAACTCGGCGTACGCCCGCAACAGGTCGAAGCGGCCGTCGCGCTACTCGATGAAGGCTCTACCGTTCCCTTCATCGCCCGTTACCGGAAAGAAGTCACCGGCAGCCTCGATGACACCCAACTGCGTCATCTGGAAGAGCGTCTGCGCTACCTGCGAGAACTCGACGAACGGCGCATCAGCATCCTCGCCAGCATCGAAGAGCAAGGCAAACTCACCCCAGCCCTTGAGCGCGACATCAAGCTCGCCGACACCAAGACCCGCCTCGAAGACTTGTACCTGCCGTACAAGCAGAAGCGCCGCACCAAGGGCCAGATCGCCCTGGAAGCCGGCCTCGGCGAGCTGGCAGACGGCCTGTTCAACGACCCGAACCTGACCCCGGAAGCCGAAGCCGCACGTTTCGTCGACGCCGAAAAAGGCGTGGCCGATGTGAAGGCTGCGCTCGAAGGCGCCAAGTACATCCTGATGGAGCGCTTCGCCGAAGACGCCAGCCTGCTGGAAAAGCTGCGTAACTTCCTCAAGCAGGAAGCGACCATCAGCGCCCGCGTCATCGCCGGCAAGGAAGAAGAAGGCGCCAAGTTCCGCGACTACTTCGAACACGACGAACCGCTGAAAAGCATGCCGTCGCACCGCGCGCTCGCCATTTTCCGTGGTCGCAACGAAGGCATCCTCAGCTCTGCGCTGAAAGTCGGCGACGAACTGCCGGGCACCATGCACCCGTGCGAGGGCATGATCGGCCAGCAATTCGGCATCCAGAACCAGAACCGCCCGGCCGACAAATGGCTCGGTGAAGTGGTGCGCTGGACGTGGAAGGTCAAGCTCTACACCCACCTGGAAACCGACCTGCTCGGCGAGCTGCGCGACGGCGCCGAAACCGAGGCGATCAACGTTTTCGCCCACAACCTGCACGACCTGCTGTTGGCCGCTCCGGCCGGCCCACGCGCGACCCTGGGCCTCGACCCGGGCCTGCGTACCGGCTGCAAGGTCGCGGTGGTGGATTCCACCGGCAAACTGCTGGATCACGCCACGGTTTACCCGCACGTGCCGCACAACAAGTGGGATCAGACCATCGCGATCCTGGCCGCCCTGTGCGCCAAGCACTCGGTTGACCTGATCGCGATCGGCAACGGCACCGCCAGCCGCGAAACCGACAAACTGGCGATCGAGCTGATCAAAAAATATCCAGCGATGAAGATGACCAAGGTCATGGTGTCCGAGGCGGGCGCATCGGTGTACTCGGCGTCGGAACTGGCGGCCAAGGAATTCCCGGATCTGGACGTGTCGATCCGTGGCGCGGTATCGATTGCCCGCCGCCTGCAGGATCCACTGGCGGAGTTGGTGAAGATCGATCCGAAATCCATTGGCGTCGGCCAGTACCAGCACGACGTGTCGCAGCTGAAACTGGCGCGCGGTCTGGATGCGGTGGTCGAAGACTGTGTGAACGCCGTCGGCGTCGATGTGAACACCGCTTCGGTGGCATTGCTGGCGCGGATCTCCGGCCTCAACGCGACCCTGGCGCAGAACATCGTCGCCCACCGTGACGAACACGGCGCGTTCAAAACCCGTGCGGCGCTGAAGAAAGTCGCGCGTCTGGGTGAAAAAACCTTCGAACAGGCGGCAGGCTTCCTGCGCGTGATGAACGGCGACAACCCGCTGGATTCCTCGGCCGTTCACCCGGAAGCCTATCCGCTGGTGCAGCGCATTGCCGCTGAAACCGACCGCGACATTCGCTCGCTGATCGGCGATGCCGCGTTCCTCAAGCGCCTGGATCCGAAGAAATTCACCGACGAGACCTTCGGTCTGCCAACCGTCACTGACATCCTGCAAGAATTGGAAAAACCGGGCCGCGACCCGCGTCCAGAGTTCAAGACCGCCGAGTTTCAGGAAGGCGTCGAAGACCTCAAAGACCTGCAACTGGGGATGATCCTCGAAGGTGTCGTCACCAACGTGACCGCGTTCGGTGCATTCGTCGACATCGGCGTGCATCAGGACGGTCTGGTGCACATCTCGGCGCTGTCGGAGAAGTTCATCAAGGACCCACGCGAAGCGGTGAAGGCCGGTGACGTGGTGAAAGTGAAGGTCATGGAAGTCGACATCCCGCGCAAACGCGTTGGCCTGTCGATGCGCATGAGCGACACCCCGGGCGAGAAAATCGACGGTGCCCGTGGCTCACGTCCGGGCTCGGCACCGCGCCAGTCTTCGGGCAACGCGCCGCGCAAGGAAACGGCTACCACAGCGCCGGTGAACAACGCCATGGCTTCGCTGTTCGCCAACGCCAAGCAGTTGAAGAAACGTTGA